The segment gaGGTGTTTTTAGACAATTAAACATCATAACCACTCTTTATTTGTGgaactttaatatttcatatatTATACCTATATTACTATGTATTGGCCGACGTTGCGTTTTCGCAACACCGATATTTGCGAGCATATCTCAGTAAGTAAAAGGGCAAATCTCACCAAATTTCCGCATGGATGTGTTAGTTTTAGTGCTAAATTATATCCccaatggatttttttctgaattactaaaaatttttcctccgCAAATTACGTTTGAAAAACCATGCAAAAAACAACCCTTTTCTTATCATTGGCCAAATTGATAACGAATTCGAAAACTTGGTCAAGTTTCAacagaaattgttaaaaaaggcCTAAACTTTCACatccaattcaaattttgagccAAACTTAAGAAATTCTAACAAATATCAATGCCTAAAAGTAGTGTTGCGAAAACGCAACGCCGGCCACAAATgggttaataaaatttattggtcGAAAACCAGTTTTTTGTTggtattatatttatttaacttgaaaaatctGACCTCATcttcaatatttataaaatttaacaaataatacaaatacacaaataaattttaatttctatcatgcagatttctgatattttataaatactcattatctttttttttattagatgacGACAAATCATTTGTGCATGGAGTGTTAACATCGGACAGATTGTTTGACGGCACCATATCCACAATTACAGAGCATTATTATGTAGAACCAGctagtaaatattttcaaaaaatagataaaaggGACTTTCATTCTGTGGTATATAAATTAAGTGATGTCAAATTGATGAACAAACctccaaataaatatttagatatcaaaaataataataataataataatagtgatAAGAATAATACAAATATTCAACATTGTGCTAGTGAGATATTATACAAGAAAATGctgaaacaaagaaaatctaTTTTACATTCAAACGGTCATCATAAGTCTGATATTTTTAACTACCAGAAAGAAGCATTagagaatgaaaaaatcaaagatatatcaaaattaataaaatttaagcgcAAAAAAAGATGGTTAAATGATGAGGTACGCATACatagttttcttttctttttttttttgtatttctcaaAGCAATCTATAAACTTTCATTAGTAaagaatgtttaaaaaattaagtaagatttcattttatttttcagataagCGAACTTCGTAATCCATCACCGCCATTAGATCTAGATATACCTTTTAATGATGACATGGGGACTGTTTTGACACGTTCGACTAATGCAAACAATCGTGATCAATTTGGTAGTATAGATCAAAGAACAAATAGTAACACAAggaagaatattttaataaacacaTACAATCCATTTAGTGATTCTACGCAacgtaattcaattttattaaaaaataatagaaacatAATCGTGAATACATATGAAAATAGTAGTATTAATAATTCTGTTAACATATATTCTCATAAtactgtaaaaaattcaacatcgCGACCAAGTCACAAAACACACGTGGAAATTATTACGAAAAATGGTGCAACAAAGAAACCAAATATAATTGTGAATAACTATGATCCAGATATCACAATTACAGGCAATAATCAAATTGATAAGTTTGATTTTAATGATcgtaatgaaataaaagaaaaaattgcttcaatgAGTACTGAGGAACGCAAAAGTACTTGTATGCTTTATTTACAAGCTGATCATACATTCTTTGAAAAGATGGGTTCAGATGAAGCCAGTATTGAAGCTATCACAAGACATGTTCAGCGGGCTAAtactatttacaaaaatacagGTAAGACATCGTGTAATTTaagtttgtttaatattttttgttcaattttaaagctcgattaattatttcgaaaaagtGACAACTATATTTAATCTTCGATATAGAGGGAGTCAGCTTAGTAAAATGGTTTGCTTATTTGACTGATGATCGTAATTTCGTCAGTTCGAGAgtcgaaatcatgaaaaacttttctatgaATTACATGAAATATAATAGGCTTAACTTACCCCTCTACCTCGTAAGCcccttcaaagaaaaaatgttttccaatACATATTACCTTCATGTTTGTTTACAGTTATCAAAAacgttttcttttttgtcCTACCTATGTTTCTTGTTTGTATCtcctttaaacaaaaaaattaaggttatacaatgaaaaaaaaattagatatttaagtttgaaaataCAATCAGgaaaaacagtaatttttaatgtttcataAAACTAAAACTCTCAaggttttaaacaaaattcacgTCACAATCCTATTAAACACATATTTACCTatgtatttaattcaattttagaacGAAAGACACAGAGTTCGCATAATAGTATGTCTAACTTCACCGCATTTCATTAActgttataatatttttattttgcaaaatatttagtatttttaatacttttgcaTTAAGATATAGATATTAAGAATAGGTCTTTAGGTCTGTCAATCGacgaaattaagaaaaaacaataaaatcatacgataatgaaactttttgtataatacattcaaaattattttttgtcaaccttaaagttattttatatgtattttcattttagactTTGACGGAGACGGAAAAGCTGATAATATTACGTTTATGATAAAAcgtataaaaatacataataaaaatgcgCTAAAAGATCCATCATATCGTTTTCCCGGTAATTATGGTGTAGAAAAATTCTTGGAACTCTTTTCTGgtaagtattttattaatacatATTTCAATTTggattcaactaaaaaattagatcgattttttttttaaattctactgcaaattttgttatgaaaatagCATatcatcttaaaaatttaattcataatacAACTTTCATATGTTGGTATCACATACTTAATATTGATGTAGGCATCTGGTCCACCATAATATTCTAGAATTTGGAGAGTCTGATCAATAAAATCTCCAATCTGTCCATTATAATCAATATGGTCtccaatgcaaatatttttgcttcgaAATAGATTGAAAATCGGTAAGATTTGGCGAAAGTATGGCACAAGGGCTGGACCAATATTTTCtcctttaattttagttaatgatcattattttttgtacaaatgatatttatttaaatgataaaaattaccaaTCATTACTAATTTGTGTAATGCCTTCATGGTAGAAATTATGCAACATatgttttttgtattcaatgcTCTTCTCATTGGTAATATCAACTGAGGAATACAACTTACTatcttaaaaagataaaatataattagacattttttgactgtatccatatacatatttttcatatagaaGATAGTGCTTGTAAACAGAAATACCTGATCTGGATTTCCAAAGTGTAATAAGTCAAATATTCCATGGATTGCTAATTCGTGGTACGTTGACAAGTTCTCACTaagactaaaaataaaactttatttcagtttttttttattttttgttatcatttttatcccatttgaattaacaaataaatttcatggtaaggccgctccaaatgaaactcaatagttttgtccaaaaattttgaaataaaaatgggaaggggggcaaaaaaaaataaaaaattttgaaatactttttttcatacaaaatgccaaatttaaaaaaaaaattgatcggtAATCAATATCGAAAATAGATTAGGGTATTGAAAActgatttaaaaacatttaaatcaaattgaaacaaaaatgaatatcacaaaaaataacggtaaaaatttttttgaaaaaaaaatcagtaatttttatgaaattgaaaaattttcttgaaaatttcttgaaaaattatgaaaatgcacagaaaaacggtaatttttaacttttttttattttgccccattggattttcgaatttaaaatggggcatcggacaaaactattgagtttcatttggagcggcctaaatacataaatgcaaaaaataaaaaatcgcatacccttcgaaaaataatggcagatgataaaaaatatctaattcaCTGAATGGAACTTTCCATTTCAAATAggttgtaatttttgtttgattgttTGCAAACAGTTTTCCACATGGAATATCGCCTCGTAAATAGTGTTTTCGAAATAATGAACAGTTTGTTTTGCAATGAAACACATTTatcctaaaaatttcaatcaaatttataaatttacataaatccaGCATGAaacccaatttttttaatcataaaatgatcaaaatttcaactgaCCTTGGTGGTGGTAAAACAATTGTGTTATCTAGGAGACTTTCCACTGAAAACGCAGTGACGCAACGCATCGACtattattttatggaattaaaaacataatgtAAACACTATCAATTCATCAAAACGATAAAAGAAATCTACCTGTTTCCTTGTTTTTAAACTACCTatcttatgaaaattatattcgaacatcttttattaacaaaaaaaaaaaaaacgttttgtaACTGTTTGCTTTGATCGATATTATTAGATAATAATTCAGTAATTcactgtataaaaaattattttaaaagaaaatatgtaaacttatttatttattttccacaTGCAGAAGAGGATTACGATGCATTTTGCTTAGCGTACATGTTTACATATCGTGATTTTGAAATGGGAACACTAGGATTAGCTTGGACAGGAGACCTCAAAAATGCTGGTGGAGTATGTGAAAAGAACGGGGTAAGAAAACAACAATgaccattattttttattttaattttaaaatacataaaatttcccaaaaacatattttagttattttttatgtgtgcaTTCAAGAGTACTCATCGCttccatcatgattttttttctgtgatattttttaccgcatttccatttttttgaaaaaaatggggTATTGTGCTCGTGATGTCGTCCGACCGTCCATCCGTCTGTTCGTCTGTGTGGTGTGCCACTTTAATTCTGTTTGAATTAGCGGGTTTggcgaattcttttcaaacgacagatttgacagcatatttaaataaaaaaattatccgttggATATTTAAATTAGTGTTCTTCCGTTGGAAAATGTTGTCAATGAAAATTAGTGGAAAACTTCGGAAAACtcaagaaaaatcgaaaaaagttgaaaaattcaaagttttaaaattttcaggggAGTCTTGCGAGTaacataaaaagtgaaaattttcgggaaaactcaaaaaaaatctctgaaaaatcatgtaattgaacacattgaaatgcggtcaagTCATTCAATTTACACACGAATGCAATTCATTCTCGTTTCAtcataaatatgttttttgatgaataatgTCTTTTCTTGacttatttcacaattttatgatgtttttcgatgaatcattcaattaatcaaattttaacttgaacgTATTCGATGGAAATAAGCTGAATGTGCGTTCTTGAATGTACCCAATAATacctatatatatatattttctaataaatactttttatattatttaaatagtactgctccatttttttttttttttttttttttgaactttgtgTCCCATGCTTCATTTCAAAAGTCCaatgggacaaaataaaaaaaaagttgaaaatttcatcaaaattgaccgttttttggtctttttttttatatattttcaagaaattttcaagaaaaaatcaatttttaagaatttttgtatcaaaaatcgtatattaatataaattttcttctttaaatttttcaaaattttttgacaattatttttgtgaatttttttttatttttaacttgaaattctctgttatcaatttaaattatcaaatgttAATGTAAATATGTACCTTAAAATCAACTCAATTAatgattaatgacaaaaaatgttaaaattttgtcattttatatgaaaaagtatttcgaaactaataaaaataaagaataataaaactaaaaaaataaatttggagcggcctaactgattttaaacaaaaataactatACATATGTATatgtattatattttatttactacaTTTGGTTGGAGCAATTTATATTGTAGaatttttgctctttatttttttttttttttgttacaaaagtacaaaatttaaattttcttgaaagttaaaatttcatccaaaTTTATACATTCTTTTTTAGCATTATCGTGGGTCATTAAAATCGTTAAACACTGGAATTGTTACATTACTCAACTATGGTAAACACGTTCCACCTGCTGTATCACATGTTACTTTAGCTCATGAAATTGGCCACAATTTCGGATCaccggtaattttttttttagtttttatttattattattattatatctgATAATCTAGTTTGCCACGATGGTCTGTAAATTACTATTAGTTATTTTTGAtctctttaaataatattttgttaatccATTAAATGGACATTCAAACACTAAGTGCCAAACTGATCCaatcaaaaaagcaaaaccaACATCTCCGCAAAATGCATGCAATGTACTTGTATCAGTAAAGTGTCCACTAATTTTCCTTGAAGAAATCATCACGTATTGAAATGGTAAATGTACTATGTACAtgcaaaatgcaatttttgctAAGGGTTGCCAAAATTGGTGTGCCAAAAAGTAATGAACAAATCCAAACCCAGGTCCACATTCGTAACAACAGGCAAAAATTATCCAGGCCATCGCCAAAGTCCACATAAATGTATGAATAGTAACATATACAACGGTAAAATATGTTGTCTGATCAATGATTTCTGGTGTTTGTAGTGGCAAAGGTGCGAAAACTACACCAACGatcacaaaaattgttaagatcCATGCagtaaaataaactttcttaaattatattatgtaTGAAAGATAGCTCAACAAAGTTTAATTATAGAAACATATGTATTATTTACCTTGGAAAAAAcgacatatttttctttaaatttgaataagacATATCCTAAATATATTCCAATAAGCCACGGCATTGCCTTCACATGTGTTTGACTGTATAAATATCTGTAAAGATCAGCAGTATCTCTTCTGATGAGAAAATAGACACTAGTATAATGTACATATAATACATATATTGaagaaaacttacaaaaaccAAGATACAAATATTTCTTTGTAAATACTAATGAGCATGGTATACGTTACAATTGTGAAAATAACTCCTAGAATGATCCATAATATTTTGTCTCCGTATTTCCATAAAGGATACAAAATTAACGGTGAAATGAGGTATAGTTGAAAATCTACTGATAAATACCAAGCTTGGCCAACACACTTAAAAGATATTATATAAGATATAAATacgtatttcaaaacaaaattaaaattataattaataaataataccaCTTCATAAGGATTCACATAGTTTTGAACATGCAACAGCGCAGTCCaccaatatttttcacaaaattcgaCTATTTGATTTGTTCGTATTGTCCATTCAGGTCCATTTGCGGTGTATTTTAAGGGTCCTAGTGTAAATAAAACTATTGGAGTAAGTGCTGTAGTAATTCGAATGTAGCGTgccaaataaagttttaaaaaattcatcgaaacTCTAAATGATGAAGTAATATGTAAAAAGGAACGTTCGCATAGTTATAGAACAACAATAAATACCCCTGTTTCatatcagaaaaataattccaagAAATCAATGTTCCGCTTATCAACAAAAAGTTGTCAACTGCTACGCGCGCTGAAATGTATACCATAGAGAACCATTGTTGTGCCCACTAAaacaaaatgttcaaataCTTTTAAAGAAATGGTGAAactattttcttaaaattaattatgctCAATGATCAGAGTGAGAAATATGATATTCGGTACTCTCATTACCTGTAATTTATAGTTTTCGTTTATCAAAGGAAACGACAATTGCATATAATATGTATGTTGATAAATGACCCACAATGTTGATAGAACACGTATGCCATTTAAGCAGTTAATATTTCTAAACGTTGTTCTGTTTGAAGGATTTAATTGTGGTTTTCTATGATCCGTATAGTCGAAAACATtcgtcaaattttgataaattgaaaataatattagtgtcttttttgatttttctgctTTATGAATAAATCTACCataaattgttgttattacaataaacaagaaatatgttgcaaaaaaaactatgtttaTCCAGAATAAAGTAGAATATGTCACTGTATCTTTAGCTTCGCAGGTGTTTGTTGAATTGTACTCTGGAATATATAGTCCTTGCAttgaaaaatgtgataaaagtAAACTTCGTATATCTTCTGAATTACACACACTTGGTACGCAAACACTTATACGATATAAGGATgtagtattattattttgcagcGGAATAATACAGTTCTTTCCTGTAAGTTTTCCTATAATCGGATGGATATGAGCAAAATTATAACATTGATCGAAGTTTCCGTAGTCTACGGTATTGCCTGAATAAATTCCACTTGGTCTTCTACCCCATGAATCGTACACTAGAATGGAGTAAAAGCTAAAGTAAAAGTCTAAAGTATTTATTGCATGTAAAAAGAGTACTTATAGAAGCCCAGGGCTCTTGGTTTTTAATTCCTTCCAGAAATACATCCATTTGTTTTTCACAAATAGTACTTTTGCCAAAACTTATTCGTACTAAAATACTAATGACGACTAAAATACTTCTCATTACACATGTCATTGTGAACACAAATAAAGTGTATGTTGTGATATTGATATCGATAGACAACTAATCAATGcatttaaattgaacaaatttttgaacctaTTTTAATGTTATCATTGTTTGATACttgatttgattttgattaaatgataaggtttaaaaatttgctttatacgattatttatttaatttgcaaaTATGTTTCATATGttttcgaagtttttttttctatcaaaatggGCACTACCATCGTTTTGACATGACACTCTGCGTACAGCCACACCAGACAAACGACTTTCCCTgaataataccgcatttttcttcgaaacgtggtaaaataataaatctttgTCTATAAATTTGTAGCATGATCCTGAACAATGTACTCCTGGAGGAGAAgatggaaattttataatgtttgCTAGAGCAACGTCCGGAGATAAGCGtaacaataacaaattttcatcatgcTCATTAAGAGCTATTGAGCCTGTTTTAAAAGCTAAGGCACGTAGTGCCAAAGGATGTTTTACAGGTACctaattttagattatttttatgaggGTTGTAAAACtaatgattaataaattaatagaacCACAAAAATCAATATGTGGTAATGGAGTTGTAGAAGATGGAGAAGAATGCGATTGTGGTTGGGAAGAAGACTGTAAAGATTCTTGCTGCTACCCTATGTCTCGACATCCACGAAAAGGTGAAATGCCCTGCACACTTACTCCAAggtgaaataaattatatatataattatatttacgactgtctcaaatttaattgttgtttTAATCATTACAGGGCAAATTGCAGTCCATCGCAAGGACCTTGTTGTACAAATGTATGCACGCTTAAAATAGGTGATAAATGTCGTGATGACAATGGGTGCCGAGATCCAAGTTATTGTGATGGAAGCACGCCTCAATGTCCAGCAAGTGTTAATAAagcaaataaaacaatttgtaACAATGAATTTGTATGTTACATGGGTGTAAGTAAacttttgtgtattttaaatttaccgattttttgttttaactttAACAAATCATCAATTTCACTAAATATAGGAATGCACCGGTTCAATTTGCCTCGCCTACGGACTTGAGTCATGCCAATGCATTCCTGGCCCTGATGATAATAAGACCAAAGCGTGTGACTTGTGCTGCAAAGAACCAGGAGAAAATAAACAATGCAAGAGCTCCCGTGAGTGGAATGATCCACCTTTTGATGTCCCAGATATGTATGCTAAGGCAGGAACTCCATGCAATGATTATAATGGATATTGTGATGTTTTTCACATTTGTCGCGAAGTTGACCCGTCTGGACCTCTTGCAACTCTCCGAAAACTATTACTTTCCGATGAAAGTATTGcttcatttaaaatgttacTGATGAAATATTGGTATTTggctcttttaattttaattagcatCATTGCAGCTTCTGTAAGTACcactttgttttaaatttacaaaataataaataccgagtttaattttaatacgaaGCTCTTCAGGCGTGCATTTAAACTACTCAGTCCACAGTTTTCCGTTATGCACAATTCTAATCAGTTCAATAACTCGACAAATCTTCAACTCTGGCGTAtgtttttcaagcaaaattctttattttgtatttttttatgtagttAAATATGTACCGCTAAATGCCACTTAGACACAATGGAGTGCATAacgcttttttttcgaattttaaacattaaatattttatttttaccagaTATTGGCTCTGAAATATTTCGGAAAACAAACGAATTTGAAACTGAAGAATGTAACAATAATACACAGCAATACAGCAGAAGCGATACGattgtttgaagaaaataatggGGTAAATATATTGTTATACCtaactgtaaaaattattaggtattaatgatttgttattttgttaGATGATCGTTCATACGGCTGTTCGCAAGACAGTtcctttaaagaaaaaagttcgaagcacgaaaatcaaaaagaacacaaaaaataattctaagcAAACaacaaatgttacaaaaaatcacatacCAAGTTCATCGGTAAAAGCTGCTGTGCCTGCAAATAACTTGCCATCTCTAAATACATCTActccaagaaaaaaatctgctaAACAAAGTAGTCCCAGAAAGCTTCTgagtaaaaagaaaagaagcgCTTCTTTGACAGCAAACGATGCAAGTGCAAAAATAATAGGCTCTGAAGAAGCTTTAAAGAAagctaataaaaaatcttccaaaaaatcaaaactgaaaaaggaaataattGATTACAGTGAGAATCATGGTAATACATTTGGAAAAGTACAGAAATGGTTAATGGATAACCCTTTAGTTACAAATGTGCCTCCGAATACTCAAATCAATCATACTGCTCATATAGGTAAGATTATAAGTAAATCACAGTCCACTCCAGAAGGATTAACAACGAACCAACAAAATTGTTTGCCAGTATCacctaaaaaagcaaaaattaagacTAAATCTgttggaaattttaatgaaaaaacgaaACTACAAGTAGTGTATAAGCCACcgtttaaattta is part of the Culicoides brevitarsis isolate CSIRO-B50_1 chromosome 3, AGI_CSIRO_Cbre_v1, whole genome shotgun sequence genome and harbors:
- the LOC134833659 gene encoding uncharacterized protein LOC134833659: MHWIRIIAVIFMANTLPAKRDYKVKATPLSIHRPRPSINPFIYHWQPARFDRNVLEDAHKHHELHRRRKRNINYDHHSSDYGPANVIRLSFFAYDREFRLLLRENPSSIFASDVLIENTEGPLDFDVSRVYTGYLEDDDKSFVHGVLTSDRLFDGTISTITEHYYVEPASKYFQKIDKRDFHSVVYKLSDVKLMNKPPNKYLDIKNNNNNNNSDKNNTNIQHCASEILYKKMLKQRKSILHSNGHHKSDIFNYQKEALENEKIKDISKLIKFKRKKRWLNDEISELRNPSPPLDLDIPFNDDMGTVLTRSTNANNRDQFGSIDQRTNSNTRKNILINTYNPFSDSTQRNSILLKNNRNIIVNTYENSSINNSVNIYSHNTVKNSTSRPSHKTHVEIITKNGATKKPNIIVNNYDPDITITGNNQIDKFDFNDRNEIKEKIASMSTEERKSTCMLYLQADHTFFEKMGSDEASIEAITRHVQRANTIYKNTDFDGDGKADNITFMIKRIKIHNKNALKDPSYRFPGNYGVEKFLELFSEEDYDAFCLAYMFTYRDFEMGTLGLAWTGDLKNAGGVCEKNGHYRGSLKSLNTGIVTLLNYGKHVPPAVSHVTLAHEIGHNFGSPHDPEQCTPGGEDGNFIMFARATSGDKRNNNKFSSCSLRAIEPVLKAKARSAKGCFTEPQKSICGNGVVEDGEECDCGWEEDCKDSCCYPMSRHPRKGEMPCTLTPRANCSPSQGPCCTNVCTLKIGDKCRDDNGCRDPSYCDGSTPQCPASVNKANKTICNNEFVCYMGECTGSICLAYGLESCQCIPGPDDNKTKACDLCCKEPGENKQCKSSREWNDPPFDVPDMYAKAGTPCNDYNGYCDVFHICREVDPSGPLATLRKLLLSDESIASFKMLLMKYWYLALLILISIIAASILALKYFGKQTNLKLKNVTIIHSNTAEAIRLFEENNGMIVHTAVRKTVPLKKKVRSTKIKKNTKNNSKQTTNVTKNHIPSSSVKAAVPANNLPSLNTSTPRKKSAKQSSPRKLLSKKKRSASLTANDASAKIIGSEEALKKANKKSSKKSKLKKEIIDYSENHGNTFGKVQKWLMDNPLVTNVPPNTQINHTAHIGKIISKSQSTPEGLTTNQQNCLPVSPKKAKIKTKSVGNFNEKTKLQVVYKPPFKFSLKFSKNENNVKTQIVSGARSKVDRSKGRVIEKKRVNLTNDNEETTSPKNVSKTRRSAILVRSLMNPETPSPAEKNKDIEPTYETLIPKQNKKESNSVLENIPVNSTKEILSNLGKNSQYIDTATFRIKKCVSSSTISMPSINSSPSHGQHNVPPQQNFSKHIHNIVNKDNTTSNVHQASGHSRRSSLSNNLPKQSFGESSQNILRSSTTNLSKANRNSFHINPKSYELKRSSTTNLTKDTNHHYNSQANLDDSAGMNGRSRKSSVTSRQNISRTSSNSNLSKMNRHHETSSNIPRANIGKVSLPYEMQRQTSLSYPSNPSETEIKNEYHKARPHTADVTDCNKIFDWPLPLSSLERKPKDEPLPSDMEVMLSDIENLR
- the LOC134833660 gene encoding nose resistant to fluoxetine protein 6-like isoform X1, with the translated sequence MTCVMRSILVVISILVRISFGKSTICEKQMDVFLEGIKNQEPWASIMYDSWGRRPSGIYSGNTVDYGNFDQCYNFAHIHPIIGKLTGKNCIIPLQNNNTTSLYRISVCVPSVCNSEDIRSLLLSHFSMQGLYIPEYNSTNTCEAKDTVTYSTLFWINIVFFATYFLFIVITTIYGRFIHKAEKSKKTLILFSIYQNLTNVFDYTDHRKPQLNPSNRTTFRNINCLNGIRVLSTLWVIYQHTYYMQLSFPLINENYKLQWAQQWFSMVYISARVAVDNFLLISGTLISWNYFSDMKQGVSMNFLKLYLARYIRITTALTPIVLFTLGPLKYTANGPEWTIRTNQIVEFCEKYWWTALLHVQNYVNPYEVVLFINYNFNFVLKYVFISYIISFKCVGQAWYLSVDFQLYLISPLILYPLWKYGDKILWIILGVIFTIVTYTMLISIYKEIFVSWFLRDTADLYRYLYSQTHVKAMPWLIGIYLGYVLFKFKEKYVVFSKKVYFTAWILTIFVIVGVVFAPLPLQTPEIIDQTTYFTVVYVTIHTFMWTLAMAWIIFACCYECGPGFGFVHYFLAHQFWQPLAKIAFCMYIVHLPFQYVMISSRKISGHFTDTSTLHAFCGDVGFAFLIGSVWHLVFECPFNGLTKYYLKRSKITNSNLQTIVAN
- the LOC134833384 gene encoding parkin coregulated gene protein-like → MRCVTAFSVESLLDNTIVLPPPRINVFHCKTNCSLFRKHYLRGDIPCGKLFANNQTKITTYLKWKVPFSELDIFYHLPLFFEGLSENLSTYHELAIHGIFDLLHFGNPDQIVSCIPQLILPMRRALNTKNICCIISTMKALHKLVMIGENIGPALVPYFRQILPIFNLFRSKNICIGDHIDYNGQIGDFIDQTLQILEYYGGPDAYINIKYVIPTYESCIMN
- the LOC134833660 gene encoding nose resistant to fluoxetine protein 6-like isoform X2; translation: MTCVMRSILVVISILVRISFGKSTICEKQMDVFLEGIKNQEPWASIMYDSWGRRPSGIYSGNTVDYGNFDQCYNFAHIHPIIGKLTGKNCIIPLQNNNTTSLYRISVCVPSVCNSEDIRSLLLSHFSMQGLYIPEYNSTNTCEAKDTVTYSTLFWINIVFFATYFLFIVITTIYGRFIHKAEKSKKTLILFSIYQNLTNVFDYTDHRKPQLNPSNRTTFRNINCLNGIRVLSTLWVIYQHTYYMQLSFPLINENYKLQWAQQWFSMVYISARVAVDNFLLISGTLISWNYFSDMKQGVSMNFLKLYLARYIRITTALTPIVLFTLGPLKYTANGPEWTIRTNQIVEFCEKYWWTALLHVQNYVNPYEVCVGQAWYLSVDFQLYLISPLILYPLWKYGDKILWIILGVIFTIVTYTMLISIYKEIFVSWFLRDTADLYRYLYSQTHVKAMPWLIGIYLGYVLFKFKEKYVVFSKKVYFTAWILTIFVIVGVVFAPLPLQTPEIIDQTTYFTVVYVTIHTFMWTLAMAWIIFACCYECGPGFGFVHYFLAHQFWQPLAKIAFCMYIVHLPFQYVMISSRKISGHFTDTSTLHAFCGDVGFAFLIGSVWHLVFECPFNGLTKYYLKRSKITNSNLQTIVAN